A single Dechloromonas denitrificans DNA region contains:
- a CDS encoding DUF4810 domain-containing protein, protein MTSLTKVRLCVVAAISMSALAGCVTRQQPLYYWGGYQTEVYGHFKGDKGPEEQIQALEAEREQALAKGRALPPGFQAHLAMLYGKTGRSDRLVENLEAERTQFPESATFMDFLLKKFAR, encoded by the coding sequence ATGACATCCTTAACAAAAGTTCGACTCTGCGTCGTCGCCGCAATCTCGATGTCGGCACTCGCCGGCTGCGTTACCCGACAACAACCCCTTTACTACTGGGGCGGCTATCAAACCGAGGTTTACGGTCATTTCAAAGGCGACAAAGGCCCCGAGGAGCAAATCCAGGCTCTCGAAGCTGAGCGCGAACAGGCGCTGGCCAAAGGCCGGGCGCTGCCGCCCGGATTCCAGGCCCACCTTGCCATGCTCTACGGCAAGACCGGGCGCTCTGACCGTTTGGTCGAGAACCTTGAGGCGGAAAGGACCCAGTTTCCGGAAAGCGCGACTTTCATGGATTTCCTGCTCAAGAAATTTGCTCGTTGA
- a CDS encoding DUF799 domain-containing protein, which produces MKHIVTAKLGLTLLAISLLSGCATQAKYDYAEFRASRPASILVLPPVNSSPDVNATYSMLSQATVPLAESGYYVLPVTLVDEAFKQNGLTAPTDIQQVPLAKLREIFGADAALYVNVRQYGTTYAVIVSETRVTAEAKLVDLRTGKTLWEGSATASSNEGNNNSGGGLVGMLVTAVISQIADSLSNRGHAIAGITSQRLLAAGRPNGILFGPRSPHYLKEGVPTP; this is translated from the coding sequence ATGAAACATATCGTGACCGCCAAGTTGGGGCTGACCCTCTTGGCTATCTCCCTGCTCAGCGGCTGCGCGACGCAGGCAAAGTATGACTACGCCGAGTTCCGGGCAAGCCGTCCGGCCTCGATCCTGGTTCTGCCGCCGGTCAACAGTTCGCCGGATGTCAATGCGACCTACAGCATGCTATCCCAGGCTACCGTGCCCCTGGCCGAGTCGGGCTACTACGTCCTGCCGGTAACGCTGGTCGATGAGGCCTTCAAGCAGAACGGCCTCACTGCCCCGACGGATATCCAGCAAGTGCCGCTGGCCAAGCTGCGCGAAATCTTCGGCGCCGATGCCGCGCTGTACGTCAATGTCAGGCAATACGGCACGACCTATGCCGTGATTGTCAGCGAAACCCGGGTGACGGCAGAGGCCAAGCTGGTCGATCTGCGCACCGGAAAAACCCTGTGGGAAGGCAGCGCGACGGCGTCCAGCAACGAAGGCAACAACAACTCAGGCGGCGGTCTGGTCGGCATGCTGGTCACCGCCGTGATCAGCCAAATCGCTGATAGCCTGAGCAATCGCGGACATGCGATTGCCGGCATTACCAGCCAGCGACTCCTTGCCGCAGGCCGGCCGAACGGAATCTTGTTCGGGCCACGTTCGCCGCACTATCTCAAGGAAGGTGTTCCGACGCCTTGA
- a CDS encoding penicillin-binding protein 1A — translation MISLRSLPLALKQALAGLAADPSSRLAALLGHLRHPTRRGVIRSLAVVPGLLLLYVLILIPFTPSISNIRKVSSELPAQILSADGRKLAEFKQSNREWVKLADISPQVINALIATEDHRFYQHFGLDWRRTASAALNTFSGDRQGGSTLTQQLARNLYPEAIGRAPTLTRKIKEAITALKIEAVHSKDEILETYLNTVPFLYNAYGIEMAARTYFDTTADRLDVLQSATLVGMLKGNSYYNPVLNPERALLRRNIVLAQMVKHQHLTPASFESLKKKPLRIDFERQIEPPGPAPHFARQLRKWLIVWADQNGYSIYGDGLVVRTTIDSRLQAAANQAVARQGKLLQNVANTAWSKRAAWSPSSSLVQAFIRETPEYGAAVASGLTPEQAIKHLAADKAFMQTLKQQKTLIQAGFLALDPDNGHVKAWVGSRDFEQDAFDHVQQARRQPGSTFKPFVYGEAFRQGASPSDTLIDQAVEIAVGGNEIWRPTDSAPPSGQPISLSDGLAYSKNTITAQLMQQVGPAKVAKLARNMGVRQSKLDPVPSLALGTSPVTLKEMVAAYGTIANGGGYLEPLLVTRIEDRDGRVIEEFSPEEPARALPRSVAYTLLDSMRGVIDRGTGSSIRSRYGIRADVAGKTGTTQDNADGWFILMHRQLVAGAWVGFNDNRVTLRSDYWGQGAHSALPIVGDFFAGALRTRIIDPRIRFAAPEESGLFKTVKDWVLNLFSPKPESEPKPQRAVKPPPKPQPPAEPAPPLDAPPVEPPVDPLQEKIDQIMAEGKKDKDDSPSSNQGVGTPSLR, via the coding sequence ATGATTTCGCTGCGCTCACTGCCCCTTGCCCTAAAACAGGCCTTGGCCGGGCTTGCCGCCGATCCATCCAGCCGCCTCGCCGCCCTTCTCGGCCACCTGCGCCACCCGACCCGGCGCGGCGTCATCCGGAGCCTGGCCGTCGTACCCGGCCTGTTGCTGCTCTATGTCCTCATCCTGATTCCATTCACCCCAAGCATCAGCAACATCCGTAAGGTGTCGTCGGAACTGCCGGCCCAGATTCTCTCGGCGGACGGCCGCAAGCTGGCCGAGTTCAAGCAGTCCAACCGCGAATGGGTGAAGCTTGCCGATATCTCGCCACAGGTTATCAACGCGCTGATCGCCACCGAGGACCACCGCTTCTATCAGCATTTCGGCCTCGACTGGCGGCGCACCGCCTCAGCCGCGCTCAATACCTTCAGCGGCGACCGCCAGGGCGGCTCGACCTTGACCCAGCAACTGGCCCGCAACCTCTACCCCGAGGCGATCGGCCGCGCCCCGACACTGACGCGCAAGATCAAGGAAGCGATCACCGCGCTGAAGATCGAGGCCGTGCACAGCAAGGACGAAATCCTCGAAACCTACCTCAACACCGTACCTTTCCTATACAACGCCTACGGCATCGAGATGGCTGCCCGCACCTATTTCGACACCACGGCGGACCGCCTCGATGTGCTGCAAAGCGCAACGCTGGTCGGCATGCTCAAGGGCAACAGTTACTACAATCCGGTACTCAACCCCGAGCGCGCCCTACTCCGCCGCAACATCGTGCTGGCGCAGATGGTCAAGCACCAGCATCTGACCCCGGCCAGCTTCGAATCCTTGAAAAAAAAACCGCTGCGCATCGATTTCGAGCGGCAAATCGAGCCGCCGGGACCGGCCCCGCATTTCGCCCGGCAGCTGCGCAAATGGCTGATCGTCTGGGCCGACCAGAACGGCTACAGCATCTACGGCGACGGGCTGGTGGTCCGCACCACCATCGATTCCCGCCTGCAGGCGGCGGCCAACCAGGCCGTGGCGCGGCAGGGCAAGCTGCTGCAGAACGTCGCCAATACGGCTTGGAGCAAGCGCGCCGCGTGGAGTCCGAGTTCCAGTCTGGTGCAGGCCTTCATCCGCGAAACGCCGGAATACGGCGCCGCCGTCGCCAGCGGACTGACGCCAGAACAGGCCATCAAGCATCTGGCCGCCGACAAGGCCTTCATGCAGACGCTGAAGCAGCAGAAGACGCTGATCCAGGCCGGCTTTCTCGCCCTCGACCCGGACAACGGCCACGTCAAGGCCTGGGTCGGCAGCCGCGATTTCGAGCAGGACGCCTTCGACCACGTCCAGCAGGCGCGCCGCCAGCCCGGCTCGACCTTCAAGCCTTTCGTCTATGGCGAGGCCTTCCGCCAGGGCGCCAGTCCGTCCGACACGCTGATCGACCAGGCCGTCGAAATCGCCGTCGGCGGCAACGAGATCTGGCGGCCGACTGACAGCGCGCCGCCAAGCGGCCAGCCGATCAGCCTGAGCGACGGGCTGGCCTATTCGAAAAACACCATCACCGCCCAGCTGATGCAACAGGTCGGCCCGGCCAAAGTGGCCAAACTGGCCCGCAACATGGGCGTCCGCCAGAGCAAGCTCGATCCGGTGCCGTCGCTGGCACTGGGCACCAGCCCCGTCACCCTGAAGGAAATGGTCGCCGCCTACGGCACCATCGCCAACGGTGGCGGCTATCTCGAACCGCTACTGGTCACCCGCATCGAAGACCGCGACGGCCGGGTCATCGAGGAATTCAGCCCGGAAGAGCCGGCGCGTGCGCTGCCGCGCAGCGTCGCCTACACCCTGCTCGACAGCATGCGCGGCGTCATCGACCGGGGAACCGGCAGCAGCATCCGCAGCCGTTACGGCATCCGTGCCGACGTCGCCGGCAAGACCGGCACGACGCAGGACAACGCCGACGGCTGGTTCATCCTGATGCACCGGCAACTCGTCGCCGGGGCCTGGGTCGGCTTCAACGACAACCGCGTCACGCTGCGTAGCGACTACTGGGGCCAAGGCGCCCATAGCGCCCTGCCGATCGTCGGCGACTTCTTCGCCGGCGCCCTGCGCACCCGCATCATCGACCCGCGCATCCGCTTTGCGGCGCCGGAAGAAAGCGGCCTGTTCAAGACCGTCAAGGACTGGGTCCTCAACCTGTTCTCGCCAAAGCCGGAGAGCGAGCCCAAACCGCAACGCGCCGTCAAGCCACCCCCCAAACCGCAACCGCCCGCCGAACCCGCACCGCCGCTCGACGCGCCACCGGTTGAACCGCCGGTCGATCCATTGCAGGAAAAGATCGATCAGATCATGGCAGAGGGCAAGAAAGACAAAGACGACTCACCCTCATCGAATCAAGGCGTCGGAACACCTTCCTTGAGATAG
- a CDS encoding DUF2242 domain-containing protein, protein MKFTFRSMTSRCRSLAFAALAGLLLCSCAAPRGTRPYQTETFPNDTPFQYYSSRQPDGACEIAKRALLSQGYQVDDSKPLNIRGEKFFRPKTDEATRLTITLVCLPSSLGAVIYANALETQFEMKSKGNSAGLSVSALGSVSLPWAIDKDTLVKVGEETVIAPEFYQRLFELIKTLDS, encoded by the coding sequence ATGAAATTCACCTTCCGGTCCATGACTTCACGTTGTCGTTCTTTGGCGTTCGCGGCGCTGGCCGGACTGCTGCTGTGCAGTTGCGCAGCCCCCAGAGGGACGCGTCCTTATCAGACGGAAACCTTCCCCAACGACACGCCGTTTCAGTATTACAGCAGCCGGCAACCGGACGGCGCCTGCGAAATCGCCAAGCGGGCTTTGCTCAGCCAGGGCTACCAGGTCGATGACAGCAAGCCGCTCAATATCCGCGGCGAGAAATTCTTCCGGCCGAAAACGGACGAGGCAACCCGGCTGACAATAACCCTGGTTTGTCTGCCGAGCAGCCTGGGTGCCGTCATCTACGCCAATGCGCTGGAAACCCAGTTTGAAATGAAATCCAAAGGCAACAGCGCCGGCCTCAGCGTTTCCGCGCTGGGTTCCGTCTCGCTGCCCTGGGCAATCGACAAGGACACGCTGGTCAAGGTCGGTGAAGAAACGGTGATTGCGCCGGAGTTTTACCAACGCTTGTTTGAACTGATCAAAACGCTGGATAGCTGA
- a CDS encoding 3-hydroxybutyryl-CoA dehydrogenase — MEVKTIGIVGAGIMGNGIAQAFAVSGFDVIMADISEGAVQKGLATISGSLDRLIKKEKMSAEQKAAALAKISVTTEVATLKDVDLIIEAATENLELKIKIFKQLDALAKPEAIIASNTSSISITKLAASTQRPSQVIGMHFFNPVPMMALVEVIRGLQTSDATYAAVETLSKAVGKTAVEVKNNPGFVVNRLLCPMINEAIFALGEGLAEAAAIDEAMKLGCNHPIGPLALCDMIGLDVELAVMQVLFEGTKDPKYRPAPLLVEMVEAGYLGRKAGKGFYTYE, encoded by the coding sequence ATGGAAGTGAAGACTATTGGTATTGTTGGCGCCGGCATCATGGGTAACGGTATTGCCCAGGCTTTTGCCGTGTCCGGCTTTGATGTGATCATGGCCGACATCTCCGAAGGCGCCGTGCAAAAGGGCCTGGCGACCATTTCGGGCAGCCTCGATCGCCTGATCAAGAAGGAAAAAATGAGCGCCGAGCAAAAGGCGGCGGCGCTGGCCAAAATCAGCGTCACCACTGAGGTCGCGACCTTGAAGGATGTCGATCTGATCATCGAGGCGGCGACCGAAAACCTCGAATTGAAGATCAAGATCTTCAAGCAGCTGGATGCGCTGGCCAAGCCGGAAGCGATCATCGCGTCGAATACCTCGTCGATCTCGATCACCAAGCTGGCGGCGTCGACCCAGCGTCCGAGCCAGGTCATCGGCATGCACTTCTTCAACCCGGTGCCGATGATGGCGCTGGTCGAAGTGATCCGTGGCCTGCAAACCTCCGATGCCACCTACGCCGCCGTCGAAACGCTGTCGAAGGCCGTCGGCAAGACGGCTGTCGAGGTGAAGAACAACCCGGGCTTCGTGGTCAACCGCCTGCTTTGCCCGATGATCAACGAGGCGATCTTCGCTTTGGGCGAAGGTCTGGCCGAGGCAGCGGCGATCGACGAAGCGATGAAACTGGGCTGCAACCACCCGATCGGCCCCCTGGCGCTGTGCGACATGATCGGCCTCGATGTCGAGCTGGCCGTGATGCAGGTTCTCTTCGAGGGCACCAAGGATCCGAAGTACCGTCCGGCACCGCTGCTGGTCGAGATGGTTGAGGCGGGCTATCTCGGCCGCAAGGCTGGCAAGGGCTTTTACACCTACGAGTAA
- a CDS encoding trimeric intracellular cation channel family protein — protein MNIEPLLIAIEVAATIAFALSGLIEATRKRMDVIGVFSVTFVSAFGGGTLRDVLLDRRPLFWVQHQEYVWLVLALTLTAPLLLQARRHQLVDKLTEVADAFGLGLFAISGASLALVAGMPAIIAVLMGAITAVFGGVLRDVLCNEIPKVFHDHRPYTLCIFIGCPVFLGLHALDVAPQISTGAGICIITGLRLLAVARGWKIPAWPPQKMH, from the coding sequence ATGAACATCGAACCGCTTCTTATCGCAATTGAAGTCGCCGCCACCATTGCTTTTGCGCTTTCCGGCCTGATCGAGGCGACGCGCAAGCGAATGGATGTGATCGGCGTGTTTTCCGTCACCTTCGTCAGCGCCTTCGGCGGCGGCACGCTGCGCGACGTGCTGCTCGACCGACGGCCGCTGTTTTGGGTGCAGCACCAGGAATACGTCTGGCTGGTCCTGGCCCTGACCCTGACCGCCCCGCTGTTGTTGCAGGCGCGCCGGCATCAGCTGGTGGACAAGCTGACCGAGGTGGCTGACGCCTTCGGCCTCGGGCTGTTCGCCATTTCCGGCGCCTCGCTCGCCCTGGTCGCCGGCATGCCGGCGATCATCGCGGTGTTGATGGGGGCGATCACCGCCGTCTTCGGCGGCGTATTGCGCGACGTGCTGTGCAACGAGATCCCCAAGGTCTTCCATGACCACCGGCCTTACACGCTGTGCATCTTCATCGGCTGCCCGGTTTTCCTCGGCTTGCATGCGCTGGATGTCGCGCCGCAAATCTCGACCGGCGCCGGCATCTGCATCATCACCGGCTTGCGCTTGCTGGCCGTGGCGCGCGGCTGGAAGATTCCCGCCTGGCCGCCGCAGAAAATGCACTAA
- a CDS encoding AAA family ATPase, translating into MTTAANASPLADHRRLVLNLQSPAAFDQPVEDIACIETHISSVVLAGQHAYKLKKPLDLGFLDFTTLAKRQAACAEEVRLNRRTAPDLYLDVVPITGSLAAPHIGGSGEAIDYAVRMRRFAQSCLLTEVLADRGLAPELIDRLAHHVAAFHDQAAVARRGDGFGDAAAVHFPVRQNFRQLPELVDDAALLALAKRVENWSEARFADLQAVFERRLDQGRVRECHGDLHLGNLILIDGEPQLFDAIEFNPALRWIDVAADIAFLCMDLQKRGCAWLAHRFLNAWLERSGDYDSLLVLPYYIAYRAMVRAKIAAIRLNQLDGAARAAGLAECRDHVALAAAQMQTPRPFLAITCGLSGSGKTSQSQALLEARGIIRLRADVERKRLFGLAPEAASHSPPNAGLYSAEAGSRTYARLGELARSVVAAGYPVLIDATFLKRAQRAAFAALAGELSLPFVILAFAAPPAVLRQRVRQRIAAGRDASEADEAILDYQLAHHEMPGTDEASRTLSIDSSAAPDWNVLLPQFDELAGDLASPGD; encoded by the coding sequence GTGACCACCGCTGCCAACGCCTCCCCCCTCGCCGACCATCGTCGTCTGGTGCTCAATCTGCAGAGCCCGGCGGCCTTCGACCAGCCGGTCGAGGACATCGCCTGCATCGAGACGCACATCTCCTCGGTGGTGCTGGCCGGTCAGCATGCCTACAAACTGAAGAAACCGCTCGACCTCGGCTTTCTCGATTTCACCACGCTGGCCAAGCGCCAGGCGGCCTGCGCCGAGGAAGTCAGGCTGAACCGACGGACGGCGCCCGACCTGTATCTTGACGTCGTGCCGATCACCGGCAGCCTGGCGGCGCCGCATATCGGCGGCAGCGGCGAAGCCATCGACTACGCCGTGCGCATGCGGCGCTTCGCCCAATCCTGCCTGCTCACCGAGGTTTTGGCGGATCGGGGGCTGGCGCCGGAATTGATTGATCGCCTGGCCCACCACGTCGCCGCGTTCCATGACCAAGCGGCGGTCGCCCGGCGCGGCGACGGTTTTGGCGATGCGGCAGCGGTGCATTTCCCGGTCCGCCAGAACTTCAGGCAATTGCCTGAACTGGTCGACGACGCGGCACTGCTCGCCCTGGCCAAGCGCGTCGAGAACTGGAGCGAGGCCCGCTTCGCCGACCTACAGGCAGTATTCGAGCGCCGCCTCGACCAGGGCCGGGTACGGGAATGCCACGGCGACCTGCATCTCGGCAACCTGATCCTGATCGACGGCGAACCGCAATTGTTCGACGCCATCGAGTTCAATCCGGCCCTGCGCTGGATCGACGTGGCGGCCGACATCGCCTTTCTCTGCATGGATTTGCAGAAACGCGGCTGCGCCTGGCTCGCCCACCGCTTCCTGAATGCCTGGCTGGAGCGCAGCGGCGATTACGACAGCCTGCTCGTCCTGCCCTACTACATCGCCTACCGGGCGATGGTGCGGGCCAAGATTGCCGCCATCCGCCTGAACCAGTTGGACGGCGCGGCGCGCGCCGCCGGCCTGGCCGAATGCCGCGACCATGTCGCGCTGGCGGCGGCGCAGATGCAGACGCCACGGCCTTTCCTGGCGATCACCTGCGGCCTCTCGGGGAGCGGCAAAACCAGTCAGTCGCAAGCCTTGCTCGAAGCGCGCGGCATCATCCGGCTGCGCGCCGATGTCGAGCGCAAGCGGTTATTCGGGCTGGCCCCGGAAGCGGCCAGCCATTCGCCGCCAAACGCCGGGCTGTATTCGGCCGAAGCCGGCAGCCGCACTTATGCCCGGCTCGGCGAACTGGCCCGCAGCGTCGTCGCCGCCGGCTATCCGGTACTGATCGATGCGACTTTCCTGAAACGCGCCCAGCGCGCTGCTTTCGCCGCGCTGGCCGGCGAATTGTCGCTGCCTTTTGTCATCCTGGCCTTCGCCGCGCCGCCCGCCGTGCTGCGCCAGCGCGTCCGGCAACGCATCGCGGCCGGCCGCGATGCTTCCGAGGCCGACGAAGCCATTCTCGACTACCAACTGGCGCACCACGAGATGCCCGGCACCGACGAAGCCAGCCGGACGCTGTCGATCGATTCAAGCGCGGCACCGGACTGGAACGTCCTGCTGCCGCAATTCGACGAGCTGGCCGGCGACCTCGCGTCGCCGGGTGATTAG
- the nifN gene encoding nitrogenase iron-molybdenum cofactor biosynthesis protein NifN: MTEIIHSKKALAVNPLKVSQPIGASLAFLGLARSLPLMHGSQGCTAFGKVFFVRHFREPIPLQTTAMDQVSTIMGADENIIEALRTLSDKSKPDIIGLVTTGLSETQGTDIRRAVRDFRTAHPEFAHVAVVPVNTPDYVGCLESGYALAIESLIETLVPQSSSVGKRPKQVNVLASAMLTPGDIEAIKEWIEAFGLRPIVLPDIGDSLDGHLTEAETSSLTIGGTPRSEIEIMGESIATLVIGPSLHKAADILKSRTAVPDYRFAGLLGLEDCDDFTEALAEISGKPVPEKIERHRAQLQDAMVDSHFMIGFARVALAADPDLLGMQARFLTGMGAEIVSAVSPHKHDSLSSLPIAKVIIGDLEDMEKEARAGAAQFIVANSHAAETARRLGLPLLRAGFPQYDHVGGYARTWVGYRGTRQALFDLANLMLGQHHELEPYRSIYWADTRPAEQHVIASATAGLVH, translated from the coding sequence ATGACCGAAATCATCCATTCCAAGAAGGCACTGGCGGTTAATCCGCTGAAGGTCAGCCAGCCGATCGGCGCCTCGCTGGCCTTTCTCGGTCTCGCCCGCAGCCTGCCGCTGATGCATGGTTCGCAAGGTTGCACGGCGTTCGGCAAAGTCTTCTTCGTGCGCCACTTCCGCGAGCCGATTCCGCTGCAGACGACGGCGATGGATCAGGTGTCGACCATCATGGGCGCCGACGAGAACATCATTGAGGCCTTGCGTACGCTGTCCGACAAGAGCAAGCCGGACATCATCGGCCTGGTGACCACCGGCCTGTCGGAAACGCAGGGTACCGACATTCGCCGGGCGGTTCGCGATTTTCGCACGGCCCATCCCGAATTCGCCCATGTCGCCGTGGTCCCGGTCAATACGCCGGACTACGTCGGCTGTCTGGAAAGCGGTTATGCGCTGGCCATCGAATCGCTGATCGAGACGCTGGTCCCGCAAAGCAGCAGCGTCGGCAAGCGGCCGAAGCAGGTCAATGTGCTGGCTTCGGCGATGCTGACGCCGGGCGATATCGAAGCGATCAAGGAGTGGATCGAGGCGTTCGGCCTGCGCCCCATCGTCCTGCCGGACATCGGCGATTCGCTGGACGGCCACCTGACCGAGGCGGAAACCTCGTCGCTGACCATCGGTGGCACGCCGCGCTCGGAAATCGAGATCATGGGCGAGTCGATTGCAACGCTGGTCATCGGCCCCTCGCTGCACAAGGCGGCCGACATCCTGAAGAGCCGCACCGCGGTGCCCGACTACCGTTTCGCCGGGCTGCTCGGGCTGGAGGACTGCGACGACTTCACCGAAGCGCTCGCCGAAATTTCCGGCAAGCCGGTGCCCGAGAAGATCGAGCGCCACCGCGCCCAGTTGCAGGACGCGATGGTCGACAGCCATTTCATGATCGGTTTCGCCCGCGTCGCGCTGGCCGCCGATCCCGACCTGCTCGGCATGCAGGCCCGCTTCCTGACCGGCATGGGCGCCGAGATCGTCAGCGCGGTCAGTCCGCACAAGCACGACAGCCTGAGCAGTCTGCCGATCGCCAAAGTCATCATCGGCGATCTGGAAGACATGGAAAAAGAGGCGCGGGCCGGCGCTGCGCAGTTCATCGTCGCCAACTCGCACGCCGCCGAAACGGCCCGCCGGCTCGGCTTGCCGTTGCTGCGCGCCGGTTTTCCGCAGTACGACCACGTGGGCGGTTATGCCCGCACCTGGGTGGGCTACCGCGGCACGCGGCAAGCCCTGTTCGATCTCGCCAACCTGATGCTGGGACAACACCATGAACTCGAACCCTATCGATCAATCTACTGGGCCGATACCCGCCCCGCTGAACAACATGTCATCGCGTCGGCTACAGCTGGTCTGGTCCATTAA
- a CDS encoding NifB/NifX family molybdenum-iron cluster-binding protein → MSSRRLQLVWSIKQEPEAVIKVAFASTDRTRVNQHFGAAEGFAVYEVTPDKATLVGVAEFAEEAMDGNEDKLAAKVDFLAGCAAVYVMAIGASAIKKLMAKGVQPIRINEVDAVDDLLGEISRAMSEGGVAWIDRALAAQAKAKADDRFSTMEEEGWEG, encoded by the coding sequence ATGTCATCGCGTCGGCTACAGCTGGTCTGGTCCATTAAGCAGGAGCCGGAAGCCGTGATCAAGGTCGCCTTCGCCTCCACCGACCGGACCCGCGTCAATCAGCACTTCGGCGCCGCCGAGGGTTTCGCCGTCTATGAAGTGACGCCGGACAAGGCGACGCTGGTCGGCGTTGCCGAATTCGCCGAAGAGGCGATGGACGGCAACGAGGACAAGCTGGCCGCCAAGGTCGATTTCCTCGCGGGCTGCGCCGCGGTCTATGTCATGGCAATCGGCGCCTCGGCGATCAAGAAGCTGATGGCCAAGGGCGTTCAGCCGATCCGCATCAACGAGGTCGATGCGGTGGACGATCTGCTCGGCGAAATTTCCCGCGCCATGAGCGAGGGCGGCGTCGCCTGGATCGACCGCGCCCTGGCGGCTCAGGCCAAGGCCAAAGCCGACGACCGCTTCAGCACCATGGAAGAAGAGGGGTGGGAAGGATGA
- a CDS encoding SoxR reducing system RseC family protein, which produces MSAKLIEHWGMVKRIDDGRATIVVETTACGVCGHGGHCCICKAANGGLAAMLNLPAANGLKEGDFVNIGLPESGLSLAALLGYLFPALATLVGIAAGASIAGSDAAMALGGAAGFAGSLVVARIAIDYTPGLSPAPQLIPVSNQTNVSQQEFNHER; this is translated from the coding sequence ATGAGCGCCAAACTGATCGAACACTGGGGCATGGTCAAGCGCATCGACGACGGTCGCGCGACCATCGTCGTCGAGACCACGGCCTGCGGTGTTTGCGGCCATGGCGGCCATTGCTGCATCTGCAAGGCGGCCAACGGCGGGCTGGCCGCCATGCTCAACCTGCCGGCGGCCAATGGCTTGAAGGAGGGCGACTTCGTGAACATCGGCCTGCCGGAATCCGGCCTGTCGCTGGCCGCACTGCTCGGCTATCTCTTTCCAGCACTGGCGACGCTGGTCGGCATCGCTGCCGGCGCTTCCATCGCCGGCAGCGATGCGGCGATGGCGCTCGGCGGGGCGGCTGGTTTCGCCGGCTCGCTGGTCGTCGCCCGCATCGCGATCGACTACACCCCCGGCCTGTCGCCCGCCCCGCAACTTATTCCCGTATCAAACCAAACCAATGTTTCACAACAGGAGTTTAACCATGAGCGCTGA
- a CDS encoding NifX-associated nitrogen fixation protein — MSADPIFETDFVKEMARQMRALDTYGTYTGWTVEKILDPYILTKERKATIPLIGDPDDETISRVKAFYNAIAVLIEKECKLLAVPLVHLTHEGFGRAIITVGKLVAVEKTLRDVHRFGFPSLSKMKDDADKLLGIALERIGQYPAVAGL; from the coding sequence ATGAGCGCTGATCCCATCTTCGAAACCGATTTCGTCAAGGAAATGGCCCGCCAGATGCGCGCCCTGGACACCTACGGCACCTATACCGGGTGGACCGTCGAAAAGATCCTTGATCCCTACATCCTGACCAAGGAGCGCAAGGCGACCATTCCCTTGATCGGCGACCCGGACGACGAAACGATTTCGCGCGTCAAGGCGTTCTACAACGCCATCGCCGTGCTGATCGAGAAGGAATGCAAGCTGCTGGCCGTGCCGCTGGTCCATCTGACGCACGAAGGTTTCGGCCGGGCGATCATCACCGTCGGCAAGCTGGTCGCCGTCGAAAAGACCTTGCGCGATGTGCATCGCTTCGGCTTCCCCAGTCTGTCGAAAATGAAGGATGACGCCGACAAGTTGCTCGGCATCGCACTCGAGCGTATCGGCCAGTACCCGGCCGTCGCCGGACTGTAA
- a CDS encoding CCE_0567 family metalloprotein, whose protein sequence is MTDEEIAALDKEVRKLKRIASEWASQMHDLVEDRLPAGYQEIPGLSQSTYEACQAWADATARLAAAQKGQPA, encoded by the coding sequence ATGACTGACGAAGAAATCGCCGCCCTCGACAAAGAGGTCAGGAAACTGAAGCGCATCGCCTCCGAATGGGCTTCGCAAATGCACGACCTCGTGGAAGACCGCCTGCCGGCGGGCTACCAGGAGATTCCCGGGCTTTCCCAATCGACTTACGAGGCCTGCCAGGCCTGGGCCGACGCGACGGCCCGCCTGGCCGCCGCCCAGAAAGGACAACCTGCATGA
- the fdxB gene encoding ferredoxin III, nif-specific has product MITGLTRGGAEWTPQFATSLDQSKCIGCGRCYKVCPRNVLDLVERELDDDDDNEDDNMMVMSLANAADCIGCGSCGRVCPKNCYTYAPA; this is encoded by the coding sequence ATGATTACCGGACTCACCCGTGGCGGCGCCGAATGGACGCCGCAATTCGCCACCAGCCTCGATCAATCCAAGTGCATCGGTTGCGGCCGCTGTTACAAGGTCTGTCCGCGCAATGTCCTCGATCTGGTCGAGCGCGAACTCGATGACGACGATGACAACGAAGACGACAACATGATGGTCATGTCGCTGGCCAATGCCGCCGACTGCATCGGCTGCGGTTCCTGCGGCCGCGTCTGTCCGAAGAACTGCTACACCTACGCGCCGGCCTGA